One window of the Populus trichocarpa isolate Nisqually-1 chromosome 9, P.trichocarpa_v4.1, whole genome shotgun sequence genome contains the following:
- the LOC7494263 gene encoding translocase of chloroplast 120, chloroplastic isoform X1: MENGVERVVVEEKTNVGNEGFGDKVEEERVVVGSDESKDLEDEVFEEAIESHEQLQEEEEEEGMKVVSDGGVFESVGDLISAVVDESSNLGNETEKLEEALFIPAESGNPDELGGVVGEEKVEDLVGEDSVDKIDEGGTAKEARGSESSGGEVAEIVDNGVTEVLKAEGEGEVDSKQGIKLDEEILLKDDEREELKEDELSTEYQGTSGNSGMSQNLIKMDAEHLDEKSGELKGNGESAKEDGNNELIGGEEVSEITVNGETQALRSEAEVNSNREIESSKELNNDGDYAQEVGNNETSGDAGVSEIAGNIGTEALKGENEADPNREILLSKEILPEDGEREELKEDNAEVSEIAGNIGTEALKGEYEADPDREIELSKEILSEDGEREELKEGNAEVSEIAGNIGTEALKGECEADPNRESELSKEILSEDGEREELKEGNAEVSEIAGNIGTEALKGECEADPNREIELSKEILSEDGEREELKEDKLGSEYQEANESINLSGDLQGDKSEGLDDNLEKPDIKHDVEKNVDFDSAIVGLDAGIGVHKSEHFRDISAVVDTENHDDSNGKLKDVSAVIASEQNGETHELKAASSVPQTVVEEVKLVPGVLASSSLEKSVTERNEEIQACASNVRAEDNKGSEVHHAANNTNGVSKSTTVTEEPKEKADKGQEDKQTTPANIERKIKHVPKIASSSAKSSSAAPAPSRPAGLGRAAPLLEPAPRAVQQPRANGAVSHTQSQQIEDPTNGESEEFDETREKLQMIRVKFLRLAHRLGQTPHNVVVAQVLYRLGLAEQLRGRSGGRVAGFSFDRASAMAEQLEAAGQEPLDFSCTIMVLGKTGVGKSATINSIFDEVKFGTDAFQLGTKKVQDVVGTVQGIKVRVIDTPGLLPSWSDQRQNEKILHSVKRFIKKTPPDIVLYLDRLDMQSRDFGDMPLLRTITDIFGPSIWFNAIVVLTHAASAPPDGPNGTASSYDMFVTQRSHAVQQAIRQAAGDMRLMNPVSLVENHSACRTNRAGQRVLPNGQVWKPHLLLLSFASKILAEANALLKLQDSTPAKPFATRSRAPPLPFLLSSLLQSRPQVKLPEEQYGGEDGLDDDLDDSSDSEDESEYDELPPFKSLTRAQISKLTKAQKKAYFDELEYREKLFMKKQLKEEKRRQKMMKKMAAAAKDLPSEYIENAEEEGGGAASVPVPMPDLALPASFDSDNPTHRYRYLDTSNQWLVRPVLETHGWDHDVGYEGINVERLFVVKDKIPLSFSGQVTKDKKDASVQMELASSVKHGEGKATSLGFDMQTVGKDLAYTLRSETRFSNFRKNKATAGLSVTLLGDVLSTGVKVEDKLIAGKRFQMVMSGGAMSGRGDVAYGGSLEIQLRDKDYPLGRSLSTLGLSVMDWHGDLAIGCNLQSQIPIGRSTNLIGRANLNNRGAGQISIRLNSSEQLQLALIGLIPLLKKLIEYPQQLQLGQ; encoded by the coding sequence atggaaaacggGGTTGAGAGAGTTGTTGTGGAAGAGAAAACCAATGTGGGAAATGAAGGTTTTGGGGACAAGGTAGAGGAGGAGAGAGTTGTGGTGGGGTCTGATGAATCAAAGGATTTGGAAGATGAGGTTTTTGAGGAGGCAATTGAATCACATGAGCAAttgcaggaggaggaggaggaggagggaatGAAAGTTGTATCAGACGGTGGTGTTTTTGAGAGTGTTGGCGATTTGATTTCAGCAGTTGTTGATGAGAGCTCAAATTTAGGAAACGAGACAGAGAAACTTGAAGAGGCTCTTTTTATTCCTGCTGAGAGTGGGAATCCTGATGAGTTGGGTGGGGTTGTTGGTGAAGAGAAGGTAGAGGATTTGGTGGGCGAAGATAGTGTTGATAAGATTGATGAGGGAGGGACTGCAAAGGAAGCTAGGGGCAGTGAATCGAGTGGAGGAGAGGTTGCTGAGATCGTTGATAATGGAGTAACAGAGGTTTTGAAGGCTGAGGGTGAAGGCGAGGTGGATTCTAAGCAGGGGATTAAATTGGATGAGGAGATTCTGCTCAAGGATGATGAGAGAGAAGAACTGAAGGAGGATGAGTTGAGCACTGAATATCAGGGGACTAGTGGCAATTCAGGCATGAGCCagaatttgataaaaatggATGCTGAGCATTTAGATGAGAAAAGTGGGGAATTGAAAGGTAACGGAGAGTCTGCTAAGGAAGATGGGAACAATGAATTGATTGGAGGTGAGGAGGTTTCTGAGATTACTGTTAATGGAGAAACTCAGGCTTTAAGGAGTGAGGCTGAGGTCAATTCTAATCGAGAAATTGAGTCAAGCAAGGAATTGAATAATGATGGAGATTATGCTCAGGAAGTGGGGAACAATGAGACGAGTGGAGATGCGGGGGTTTCTGAGATTGCTGGTAATATAGGAACAGAGGCTTTGAAGGGTGAGAATGAGGCTGATCCTAATCGAGAAATTTTGTTGAGCAAGGAGATTCTTCCTGAAGATGGTGAAAGAGAGGAACTGAAGGAGGATAACGCGGAGGTGTCTGAGATTGCTGGTAATATAGGAACAGAGGCTTTGAAGGGTGAGTATGAGGCTGATCCTGATCGAGAAATTGAACTGAGCAAGGAGATTCTTTCTGAAGATGGTGAAAGAGAGGAACTGAAGGAGGGTAATGCGGAGGTGTCTGAGATTGCTGGTAATATAGGAACAGAGGCTTTGAAGGGTGAGTGTGAGGCTGATCCTAATCGAGAAAGTGAGCTGAGCAAGGAGATTCTTTCTGAAGATGGTGAAAGAGAGGAACTGAAGGAGGGTAATGCAGAGGTGTCTGAGATTGCTGGTAATATAGGAACAGAGGCTTTGAAGGGTGAATGTGAGGCTGATCCTAATCGAGAAATTGAGCTGAGCAAGGAGATTCTTTCTGAAGATGGTGAAAGAGAGGAACTGAAGGAGGATAAGTTGGGTTCTGAATATCAGGAGGCCAATGAGTCAATTAATTTATCAGGTGATCTTCAAGGTGATAAGAGTGAAGGACTGGATGATAATCTGGAAAAACCAGATATAAAACATGATGTTGAGAAGAATGTGGATTTTGACAGTGCAATAGTAGGCCTTGATGCTGGAATTGGGGTTCATAAGAGCGAACATTTCAGGGACATCTCAGCAGTTGTGGATACAGAAAACCATGATGATAGCAATGGGAAGTTGAAAGATGTTTCAGCTGTTATAGCTTCAGAGCAAAATGGGGAAACTCATGAACTGAAAGCTGCATCATCTGTCCCACAGACAGTCGTGGAGGAAGTAAAGCTGGTACCAGGAGTTTTAGCCTCATCTTCTTTAGAGAAGTCAGTGACTGAGAGAAATGAGGAGATCCAGGCTTGTGCATCTAATGTGCGAGCAGAGGATAACAAGGGTTCTGAAGTACATCATGCTGCCAACAATACTAATGGAGTCAGCAAAAGCACTACTGTGACTGAAGAGCCCAAGGAGAAAGCAGACAAGGGTCAGGAGGATAAGCAAACTACTCCAGCAAATATAGAGCGAAAAATTAAGCATGTACCCAAGATTGCATCTTCATCTGCAAAATCTTCAAGTGCAGCTCCCGCACCTTCTCGTCCAGCTGGCCTTGGGCGTGCTGCCCCACTATTGGAACCTGCACCCAGGGCAGTCCAGCAGCCTCGTGCTAATGGAGCTGTTTCTCATACACAATCCCAACAGATTGAAGATCCTACAAACGGGGAATCAGAAGAGTTTGATGAGACTCGTGAAAAACTTCAGATGATCAGGGTGAAATTTTTGCGACTTGCACACAGACTAGGGCAGACTCCTCATAATGTTGTTGTTGCACAGGTTTTATACAGACTGGGATTAGCTGAACAGCTGCGAGGTAGAAGTGGTGGCCGCGTTGCTGGTTTCAGTTTTGATCGTGCCAGTGCCATGGCAGAACAGCTTGAGGCTGCCGGGCAGGAACCCCTTGATTTCTCCTGTACAATTATGGTTCTTGGAAAGACAGGTGTTGGTAAAAGTGCCactatcaattcaatatttgatgaAGTGAAGTTTGGCACAGATGCTTTTCAATTGGGTACAAAAAAGGTTCAGGATGTTGTGGGCACTGTTCAGGGGATAAAGGTACGGGTCATTGACACACCAGGACTTCTTCCTTCATGGTCTGACCAGCGCCAGAATGAGAAGATCCTTCACTCTGTTAAGCGCTTTATAAAGAAAACTCCTCCAGACATTGTGTTGTATCTTGACAGGTTGGACATGCAGAGCAGGGATTTTGGTGATATGCCCCTCTTGCGTACCATCACTGACATATTTGGTCCATCTATATGGTTTAATGCAATTGTTGTCTTGACCCATGCGGCATCAGCTCCACCTGATGGCCCAAATGGTACTGCTTCAAGTTATGATATGTTTGTCACTCAGCGCTCGCATGCTGTCCAACAAGCAATTCGTCAGGCAGCTGGAGATATGCGACTCATGAATCCTGTTTCATTGGTTGAGAACCACTCAGCATGTAGAACTAATAGGGCAGGGCAGAGAGTGTTGCCAAATGGTCAGGTTTGGAAGCCCCATTTATTGCTGCTCTCTTTTGCATCTAAGATTCTTGCTGAGGCGAATGCACTTTTGAAGCTGCAAGATAGTACACCTGCAAAGCCTTTTGCAACTCGATCAAGAGCACCTCCTTTACCGTTCCTTCTTTCATCCCTTCTCCAGTCAAGACCTCAAGTTAAGCTGCCAGAGGAACAGTATGGCGGAGAGGATGGTTTAGATGATGATTTAGATGACTCATCAGATTCTGAGGATGAATCAGAATATGATGAATTGCCACCATTTAAAAGTTTGACAAGGGCTCAGATTTCGAAGCTTACTAAAGCTCAGAAGAAGGCATATTTTGATGAGTTAGAATACAGAGAGaaacttttcatgaaaaaacagTTGAAGGAGGAGAAAAGGCGacagaagatgatgaagaaaatggcTGCAGCTGCAAAGGACCTGCCTAGTGAGTACATTGAAAATGCAGAAGAAGAAGGTGGAGGAGCTGCATCTGTTCCTGTTCCCATGCCAGATTTAGCCTTACCTGCTTCGTTTGATTCTGATAATCCCACTCACCGGTACCGTTATCTTGATACCTCCAACCAGTGGCTTGTGAGGCCAGTTCTAGAAACTCATGGCTGGGATCATGATGTTGGTTATGAAGGTATAAATGTGGAGAGGTTGTTTGTGGTTAAAGACAAGATACCTCTATCTTTTTCTGGCCAGGTAACAAAGGACAAGAAGGATGCCAGTGTTCAAATGGAATTAGCAAGTTCTGTAAAGCATGGAGAGGGAAAAGCAACTTCACTGGGGTTTGATATGCAGACCGTGGGAAAAGACTTGGCCTATACTTTACGCAGTGAGACTAGGTTCAgtaattttaggaaaaataagGCTACAGCTGGTCTCTCGGTTACTCTATTGGGTGATGTCTTATCAACTGGAGTGAAAGTTGAGGATAAATTGATTGCTGGTAAGCGGTTCCAAATGGTCATGTCCGGTGGTGCAATGAGTGGTCGTGGTGATGTGGCTTATGGTGGCAGTTTGGAGATCCAACTGAGAGACAAAGATTATCCTCTTGGTCGTTCATTATCAACACTTGGGCTTTCTGTCATGGACTGGCATGGAGATCTTGCCATTGGCTGCAATTTACAATCCCAGATTCCTATAGGACGATCTACAAATTTGATTGGTCGTGCTAATTTGAATAACAGGGGAGCTGGACAAATCAGTATTCGCTTAAATAGCTCAGAACAGCTTCAACTTGCTTTGATTGGCCTCATTCCTCTTTTGAAGAAGCTAATCGAGTATCCTCAACAATTGCAACTTGGACAATGA
- the LOC7494263 gene encoding translocase of chloroplast 120, chloroplastic isoform X4 yields MENGVERVVVEEKTNVGNEGFGDKVEEERVVVGSDESKDLEDEVFEEAIESHEQLQEEEEEEGMKVVSDGGVFESVGDLISAVVDESSNLGNETEKLEEALFIPAESGNPDELGGVVGEEKVEDLVGEDSVDKIDEGGTAKEARGSESSGGEVAEIVDNGVTEVLKAEGEGEVDSKQGIKLDEEILLKDDEREELKEDELSTEYQGTSGNSGMSQNLIKMDAEHLDEKSGELKGNGESAKEDGNNELIGGEEVSEITVNGETQALRSEAEVNSNREIESSKELNNDGDYAQEVGNNETSGDAGVSEIAGNIGTEALKGENEADPNREILLSKEILPEDGEREELKEDNAEVSEIAGNIGTEALKGECEADPNREIELSKEILSEDGEREELKEDKLGSEYQEANESINLSGDLQGDKSEGLDDNLEKPDIKHDVEKNVDFDSAIVGLDAGIGVHKSEHFRDISAVVDTENHDDSNGKLKDVSAVIASEQNGETHELKAASSVPQTVVEEVKLVPGVLASSSLEKSVTERNEEIQACASNVRAEDNKGSEVHHAANNTNGVSKSTTVTEEPKEKADKGQEDKQTTPANIERKIKHVPKIASSSAKSSSAAPAPSRPAGLGRAAPLLEPAPRAVQQPRANGAVSHTQSQQIEDPTNGESEEFDETREKLQMIRVKFLRLAHRLGQTPHNVVVAQVLYRLGLAEQLRGRSGGRVAGFSFDRASAMAEQLEAAGQEPLDFSCTIMVLGKTGVGKSATINSIFDEVKFGTDAFQLGTKKVQDVVGTVQGIKVRVIDTPGLLPSWSDQRQNEKILHSVKRFIKKTPPDIVLYLDRLDMQSRDFGDMPLLRTITDIFGPSIWFNAIVVLTHAASAPPDGPNGTASSYDMFVTQRSHAVQQAIRQAAGDMRLMNPVSLVENHSACRTNRAGQRVLPNGQVWKPHLLLLSFASKILAEANALLKLQDSTPAKPFATRSRAPPLPFLLSSLLQSRPQVKLPEEQYGGEDGLDDDLDDSSDSEDESEYDELPPFKSLTRAQISKLTKAQKKAYFDELEYREKLFMKKQLKEEKRRQKMMKKMAAAAKDLPSEYIENAEEEGGGAASVPVPMPDLALPASFDSDNPTHRYRYLDTSNQWLVRPVLETHGWDHDVGYEGINVERLFVVKDKIPLSFSGQVTKDKKDASVQMELASSVKHGEGKATSLGFDMQTVGKDLAYTLRSETRFSNFRKNKATAGLSVTLLGDVLSTGVKVEDKLIAGKRFQMVMSGGAMSGRGDVAYGGSLEIQLRDKDYPLGRSLSTLGLSVMDWHGDLAIGCNLQSQIPIGRSTNLIGRANLNNRGAGQISIRLNSSEQLQLALIGLIPLLKKLIEYPQQLQLGQ; encoded by the exons atggaaaacggGGTTGAGAGAGTTGTTGTGGAAGAGAAAACCAATGTGGGAAATGAAGGTTTTGGGGACAAGGTAGAGGAGGAGAGAGTTGTGGTGGGGTCTGATGAATCAAAGGATTTGGAAGATGAGGTTTTTGAGGAGGCAATTGAATCACATGAGCAAttgcaggaggaggaggaggaggagggaatGAAAGTTGTATCAGACGGTGGTGTTTTTGAGAGTGTTGGCGATTTGATTTCAGCAGTTGTTGATGAGAGCTCAAATTTAGGAAACGAGACAGAGAAACTTGAAGAGGCTCTTTTTATTCCTGCTGAGAGTGGGAATCCTGATGAGTTGGGTGGGGTTGTTGGTGAAGAGAAGGTAGAGGATTTGGTGGGCGAAGATAGTGTTGATAAGATTGATGAGGGAGGGACTGCAAAGGAAGCTAGGGGCAGTGAATCGAGTGGAGGAGAGGTTGCTGAGATCGTTGATAATGGAGTAACAGAGGTTTTGAAGGCTGAGGGTGAAGGCGAGGTGGATTCTAAGCAGGGGATTAAATTGGATGAGGAGATTCTGCTCAAGGATGATGAGAGAGAAGAACTGAAGGAGGATGAGTTGAGCACTGAATATCAGGGGACTAGTGGCAATTCAGGCATGAGCCagaatttgataaaaatggATGCTGAGCATTTAGATGAGAAAAGTGGGGAATTGAAAGGTAACGGAGAGTCTGCTAAGGAAGATGGGAACAATGAATTGATTGGAGGTGAGGAGGTTTCTGAGATTACTGTTAATGGAGAAACTCAGGCTTTAAGGAGTGAGGCTGAGGTCAATTCTAATCGAGAAATTGAGTCAAGCAAGGAATTGAATAATGATGGAGATTATGCTCAGGAAGTGGGGAACAATGAGACGAGTGGAGATGCGGGGGTTTCTGAGATTGCTGGTAATATAGGAACAGAGGCTTTGAAGGGTGAGAATGAGGCTGATCCTAATCGAGAAATTTTGTTGAGCAAGGAGATTCTTCCTGAAGATGGTGAAAGAGAGGAACTGAAGGAGGATAACGCGGAG GTGTCTGAGATTGCTGGTAATATAGGAACAGAGGCTTTGAAGGGTGAATGTGAGGCTGATCCTAATCGAGAAATTGAGCTGAGCAAGGAGATTCTTTCTGAAGATGGTGAAAGAGAGGAACTGAAGGAGGATAAGTTGGGTTCTGAATATCAGGAGGCCAATGAGTCAATTAATTTATCAGGTGATCTTCAAGGTGATAAGAGTGAAGGACTGGATGATAATCTGGAAAAACCAGATATAAAACATGATGTTGAGAAGAATGTGGATTTTGACAGTGCAATAGTAGGCCTTGATGCTGGAATTGGGGTTCATAAGAGCGAACATTTCAGGGACATCTCAGCAGTTGTGGATACAGAAAACCATGATGATAGCAATGGGAAGTTGAAAGATGTTTCAGCTGTTATAGCTTCAGAGCAAAATGGGGAAACTCATGAACTGAAAGCTGCATCATCTGTCCCACAGACAGTCGTGGAGGAAGTAAAGCTGGTACCAGGAGTTTTAGCCTCATCTTCTTTAGAGAAGTCAGTGACTGAGAGAAATGAGGAGATCCAGGCTTGTGCATCTAATGTGCGAGCAGAGGATAACAAGGGTTCTGAAGTACATCATGCTGCCAACAATACTAATGGAGTCAGCAAAAGCACTACTGTGACTGAAGAGCCCAAGGAGAAAGCAGACAAGGGTCAGGAGGATAAGCAAACTACTCCAGCAAATATAGAGCGAAAAATTAAGCATGTACCCAAGATTGCATCTTCATCTGCAAAATCTTCAAGTGCAGCTCCCGCACCTTCTCGTCCAGCTGGCCTTGGGCGTGCTGCCCCACTATTGGAACCTGCACCCAGGGCAGTCCAGCAGCCTCGTGCTAATGGAGCTGTTTCTCATACACAATCCCAACAGATTGAAGATCCTACAAACGGGGAATCAGAAGAGTTTGATGAGACTCGTGAAAAACTTCAGATGATCAGGGTGAAATTTTTGCGACTTGCACACAGACTAGGGCAGACTCCTCATAATGTTGTTGTTGCACAGGTTTTATACAGACTGGGATTAGCTGAACAGCTGCGAGGTAGAAGTGGTGGCCGCGTTGCTGGTTTCAGTTTTGATCGTGCCAGTGCCATGGCAGAACAGCTTGAGGCTGCCGGGCAGGAACCCCTTGATTTCTCCTGTACAATTATGGTTCTTGGAAAGACAGGTGTTGGTAAAAGTGCCactatcaattcaatatttgatgaAGTGAAGTTTGGCACAGATGCTTTTCAATTGGGTACAAAAAAGGTTCAGGATGTTGTGGGCACTGTTCAGGGGATAAAGGTACGGGTCATTGACACACCAGGACTTCTTCCTTCATGGTCTGACCAGCGCCAGAATGAGAAGATCCTTCACTCTGTTAAGCGCTTTATAAAGAAAACTCCTCCAGACATTGTGTTGTATCTTGACAGGTTGGACATGCAGAGCAGGGATTTTGGTGATATGCCCCTCTTGCGTACCATCACTGACATATTTGGTCCATCTATATGGTTTAATGCAATTGTTGTCTTGACCCATGCGGCATCAGCTCCACCTGATGGCCCAAATGGTACTGCTTCAAGTTATGATATGTTTGTCACTCAGCGCTCGCATGCTGTCCAACAAGCAATTCGTCAGGCAGCTGGAGATATGCGACTCATGAATCCTGTTTCATTGGTTGAGAACCACTCAGCATGTAGAACTAATAGGGCAGGGCAGAGAGTGTTGCCAAATGGTCAGGTTTGGAAGCCCCATTTATTGCTGCTCTCTTTTGCATCTAAGATTCTTGCTGAGGCGAATGCACTTTTGAAGCTGCAAGATAGTACACCTGCAAAGCCTTTTGCAACTCGATCAAGAGCACCTCCTTTACCGTTCCTTCTTTCATCCCTTCTCCAGTCAAGACCTCAAGTTAAGCTGCCAGAGGAACAGTATGGCGGAGAGGATGGTTTAGATGATGATTTAGATGACTCATCAGATTCTGAGGATGAATCAGAATATGATGAATTGCCACCATTTAAAAGTTTGACAAGGGCTCAGATTTCGAAGCTTACTAAAGCTCAGAAGAAGGCATATTTTGATGAGTTAGAATACAGAGAGaaacttttcatgaaaaaacagTTGAAGGAGGAGAAAAGGCGacagaagatgatgaagaaaatggcTGCAGCTGCAAAGGACCTGCCTAGTGAGTACATTGAAAATGCAGAAGAAGAAGGTGGAGGAGCTGCATCTGTTCCTGTTCCCATGCCAGATTTAGCCTTACCTGCTTCGTTTGATTCTGATAATCCCACTCACCGGTACCGTTATCTTGATACCTCCAACCAGTGGCTTGTGAGGCCAGTTCTAGAAACTCATGGCTGGGATCATGATGTTGGTTATGAAGGTATAAATGTGGAGAGGTTGTTTGTGGTTAAAGACAAGATACCTCTATCTTTTTCTGGCCAGGTAACAAAGGACAAGAAGGATGCCAGTGTTCAAATGGAATTAGCAAGTTCTGTAAAGCATGGAGAGGGAAAAGCAACTTCACTGGGGTTTGATATGCAGACCGTGGGAAAAGACTTGGCCTATACTTTACGCAGTGAGACTAGGTTCAgtaattttaggaaaaataagGCTACAGCTGGTCTCTCGGTTACTCTATTGGGTGATGTCTTATCAACTGGAGTGAAAGTTGAGGATAAATTGATTGCTGGTAAGCGGTTCCAAATGGTCATGTCCGGTGGTGCAATGAGTGGTCGTGGTGATGTGGCTTATGGTGGCAGTTTGGAGATCCAACTGAGAGACAAAGATTATCCTCTTGGTCGTTCATTATCAACACTTGGGCTTTCTGTCATGGACTGGCATGGAGATCTTGCCATTGGCTGCAATTTACAATCCCAGATTCCTATAGGACGATCTACAAATTTGATTGGTCGTGCTAATTTGAATAACAGGGGAGCTGGACAAATCAGTATTCGCTTAAATAGCTCAGAACAGCTTCAACTTGCTTTGATTGGCCTCATTCCTCTTTTGAAGAAGCTAATCGAGTATCCTCAACAATTGCAACTTGGACAATGA